From the genome of Acidobacteriota bacterium, one region includes:
- a CDS encoding helix-turn-helix domain-containing protein yields the protein MGIGERIKELREQKHLSQGDIEERTGLLRCYISRVENGHTVPSLETLERFAGALDVPLYKLFYYDEGTPEECDFAASDMTLERLAQEGGTAGAEARFLLKLRSLQPRLSPTDRDVLLTLAKKLAERPVPTTR from the coding sequence ATGGGGATTGGTGAACGGATCAAAGAGCTGAGGGAGCAGAAACACCTGTCTCAAGGTGATATCGAGGAGAGAACTGGACTGCTGCGATGCTACATTTCGCGTGTTGAGAACGGCCACACGGTCCCTTCGCTGGAGACGCTCGAAAGGTTTGCAGGCGCTCTGGATGTGCCTCTTTACAAGCTTTTTTACTATGACGAGGGTACACCGGAAGAGTGCGATTTTGCCGCATCTGACATGACGCTTGAACGTCTGGCCCAGGAGGGAGGCACGGCGGGGGCAGAAGCAAGGTTCCTGTTGAAACTGAGGAGCCTCCAGCCGCGGCTTTCGCCCACTGACCGGGACGTCTTGCTGACGCTTGCCAAGAAGTTGGCAGAGCGGCCGGTACCGACTACCAGATAA
- a CDS encoding FtsX-like permease family protein yields the protein MLKIMLRQLLHHPVRMLLSMIMISVALLLGLVIKGLSNGLMQEKIHRTEGIGADLMIQPPHSSYILGLGGNVMPDALAQKIAEVEGVQAATPTATNVSFTNRLETIFGIDLPSFNRVTGGFVYLEGGPFSGPYTALVDDVYTRTHNVHLGSTLNILDHRFTVSGVVEHGKGARVFVPLKTIQDLLAPGKCAVIFVKCAPRSLDGEVEKRLREFAGGALKDYQITRMSDLATLITPSSFLGLQQFLLVIVMFAGVINFLVIFLALYVQVLGQTRELGILRALGASRRYMLRLFLGEACLLCLLGGGLSLVLYFLTRTIVLSIYPALHFMLPVGSVLRVALIALASAVLGGAYPAYRASACEPIAALAYE from the coding sequence GTGCTCAAGATCATGCTGCGACAACTTCTGCATCATCCGGTGCGGATGCTTCTCTCCATGATCATGATCAGCGTGGCGCTGCTTCTGGGGTTAGTGATCAAGGGGTTGTCAAACGGGCTGATGCAGGAAAAGATCCACCGGACGGAAGGGATTGGAGCGGATTTGATGATTCAGCCGCCTCATTCTTCCTACATCCTGGGCCTGGGAGGAAACGTGATGCCCGACGCGCTCGCGCAGAAGATCGCGGAGGTCGAGGGGGTGCAGGCGGCAACGCCTACCGCAACCAACGTCAGCTTCACCAACCGCCTGGAAACTATATTTGGCATCGACCTGCCCAGCTTTAATCGGGTGACGGGAGGCTTTGTATACCTGGAGGGTGGGCCGTTTTCAGGCCCCTACACAGCCCTCGTGGATGACGTCTACACACGGACTCATAATGTGCATTTGGGCAGCACTCTGAACATTCTGGATCACCGCTTCACGGTTAGCGGAGTGGTCGAGCACGGTAAGGGCGCGCGGGTCTTTGTGCCTCTCAAAACAATCCAGGATCTGTTGGCTCCGGGGAAATGTGCGGTAATATTTGTAAAATGCGCGCCGCGAAGCCTGGACGGGGAAGTGGAAAAGCGGCTTCGCGAGTTTGCCGGCGGAGCGTTGAAGGATTATCAGATCACGCGCATGAGCGACCTTGCTACGCTGATCACGCCCTCATCGTTCCTGGGTTTGCAGCAGTTCCTGCTGGTGATTGTAATGTTTGCCGGGGTCATCAATTTTCTGGTGATTTTTCTGGCGCTTTACGTCCAGGTGCTTGGGCAGACACGCGAACTGGGGATTCTTCGCGCGCTGGGAGCCAGCCGCCGTTACATGTTGAGGTTGTTCCTGGGTGAGGCCTGCCTGCTGTGCCTGCTTGGAGGAGGGCTTTCTTTGGTTCTCTACTTCCTAACCAGGACGATTGTATTGTCCATTTATCCTGCGCTTCATTTTATGTTGCCTGTGGGATCGGTCCTGCGGGTGGCGTTGATTGCACTGGCCAGTGCCGTGCTGGGAGGCGCCTACCCGGCCTACCGCGCGAGCGCCTGCGAGCCGATTGCAGCACTTGCTTATGAATAG
- a CDS encoding ABC transporter ATP-binding protein translates to MNSGTRIDDGVAPSLIEARMLTKIYGGATGAPPAVNALNLKIPAGQFAAIMGPSGSGKSTLLYLIAGLAEPTGGEVLIGGVSVSSLKDTARARMRNTRIGFVFQRFNLLGFLSARDNIEAPRLMGWKPKRPPKSMESLLAAVGLERKRLRKVSELSAGEQQRVAIARALINNPDILLADEPTGNLDSRNAEAVLDLLLRLKADLGLTIVMVTHNPEVALSADRVIQMKDGSVEREVMTDEIEPSSEWIQRLEGRFPR, encoded by the coding sequence ATGAATAGTGGGACTCGAATTGATGACGGCGTGGCGCCAAGCCTGATCGAGGCGCGCATGCTGACCAAGATTTACGGCGGCGCAACCGGCGCTCCGCCTGCTGTGAATGCGCTGAATTTGAAAATTCCCGCCGGACAGTTTGCAGCTATCATGGGGCCTTCCGGGTCTGGCAAATCGACTCTTCTTTACCTGATTGCAGGTTTGGCGGAGCCGACCGGCGGTGAAGTATTGATCGGCGGCGTTTCTGTCTCATCGCTCAAGGACACTGCCCGGGCCCGAATGCGCAACACCCGGATTGGGTTTGTCTTCCAGCGGTTTAATCTGCTGGGCTTCCTTTCTGCGAGGGACAATATCGAGGCCCCGCGTCTGATGGGCTGGAAGCCGAAACGCCCTCCCAAATCGATGGAAAGCCTTCTGGCGGCTGTAGGGTTGGAAAGAAAACGGCTGCGGAAAGTGAGCGAATTGTCCGCAGGCGAGCAACAGCGCGTTGCCATCGCACGGGCCCTGATTAACAATCCGGACATTCTGCTGGCTGACGAACCGACGGGGAACCTGGATTCCAGGAATGCCGAAGCGGTGCTGGATCTGCTGCTGAGGCTGAAGGCGGACCTGGGCCTGACTATTGTGATGGTGACTCACAATCCTGAGGTTGCGCTGAGCGCGGACCGGGTTATTCAAATGAAAGATGGAAGCGTGGAACGGGAAGTGATGACGGACGAAATTGAACCGTCGTCTGAATGGATCCAGAGGCTTGAAGGCCGCTTTCCACGCTGA